The Vibrio tubiashii genome includes a window with the following:
- a CDS encoding iron-containing alcohol dehydrogenase, whose product MTQFQHYQPTKLLFGAGEISKIGQLVAQYGKRCLVVSEPIFDAVKPAYDRIFALLASEGITVTHFDGVVPNPPTTVVELGRQVAQAAECDVVLAVGGGSSIDTAKIIAATIKAPDIDWTHWFNTYDSPFGDIAELPASVVPLIAVPTTSGTGSQVTQAAVITDVEQHAKLTLFHPQFFPVEAVIDPELMLTLPPRMTAMTGFDAFSHAFESFTGTRPSPFVDQLALRAMKLVVDNLPKVVADGSDIQGRCELATADTLGGISLANGGAGAPHPLGEILGSQKTNLPHGLTLAVVYPAYVQLQWRKQPERYAQVAELFGAVGSTEEKAQSLAGHLVSFLQDIGLESNLTQVGVSKQDVEALEPAFCFDLPLTTGEEMKSILHASLA is encoded by the coding sequence ATGACACAATTTCAACATTATCAGCCGACCAAATTACTGTTTGGTGCGGGTGAAATTTCAAAAATTGGTCAGCTAGTCGCTCAGTACGGGAAACGCTGCCTTGTTGTCTCAGAGCCGATCTTTGATGCCGTTAAACCTGCCTATGATCGCATCTTTGCGCTTTTGGCAAGTGAAGGGATTACAGTGACACACTTTGATGGTGTGGTTCCTAACCCTCCAACCACGGTTGTCGAATTAGGCCGTCAAGTTGCTCAAGCGGCAGAGTGTGATGTCGTGCTTGCGGTGGGCGGCGGCTCCTCAATTGATACCGCGAAAATCATCGCCGCAACCATCAAAGCACCTGACATCGATTGGACGCATTGGTTTAACACCTATGACTCTCCATTTGGTGACATTGCAGAATTACCAGCCTCGGTTGTGCCGTTAATTGCGGTGCCAACAACTTCAGGTACTGGCTCTCAGGTCACTCAAGCAGCGGTGATTACTGACGTAGAACAGCACGCTAAGTTGACACTTTTCCATCCGCAGTTTTTCCCGGTTGAAGCAGTGATTGACCCAGAGTTAATGCTAACACTTCCACCGAGAATGACTGCGATGACTGGCTTTGATGCGTTTTCACATGCGTTTGAATCATTCACGGGCACTCGACCTTCGCCATTTGTTGATCAACTTGCGTTGCGTGCAATGAAGTTGGTGGTGGATAACCTACCAAAAGTGGTGGCAGACGGCTCTGATATTCAAGGTCGCTGCGAGCTTGCCACGGCTGACACATTAGGTGGTATTTCACTGGCTAATGGCGGCGCAGGGGCACCTCATCCACTGGGTGAGATTCTCGGCAGCCAGAAAACCAATTTGCCACATGGTTTGACATTAGCGGTTGTTTATCCCGCCTATGTCCAACTGCAATGGCGTAAGCAACCAGAGCGATACGCACAAGTTGCCGAACTGTTTGGTGCCGTGGGAAGCACTGAAGAGAAAGCGCAATCCTTGGCAGGTCACTTGGTGAGTTTCTTACAAGACATTGGCTTGGAGTCGAACCTTACGCAAGTTGGGGTAAGCAAGCAAGATGTTGAGGCGTTAGAGCCAGCATTCTGCTTTGACTTACCACTGACGACGGGTGAAGAGATGAAGTCGATTCTTCATGCCAGTTTAGCATAA
- a CDS encoding ribulose-phosphate 3-epimerase, translated as MKKVKIAAGLAHVDYGHMADIVKEVSDAGADYIHCDAADMHDLKNMQLMGGHQIVEGIRQYTDKPIEVHAYFKDCDRLFVEKIAAAGADMLILPAENFLGAPLAYMMKYCRDYNMKFGLTVGCFTPVSFVKEAIYYLDRLHIVIHGVNNDEWLWRESAIEMIREARQLINERNPNCELCVDGGIRNHNLEALLKEDIDVMVASTNIFGHEKGITAGVHDFRAALDQAEKNVAAEVEPA; from the coding sequence ATGAAAAAAGTAAAAATTGCTGCAGGTCTAGCGCACGTTGATTACGGTCATATGGCTGACATCGTAAAAGAAGTTTCAGATGCAGGTGCAGACTACATCCACTGTGATGCAGCAGATATGCATGATTTGAAAAATATGCAGCTAATGGGCGGGCATCAAATTGTTGAAGGTATTCGTCAATACACTGACAAGCCAATTGAAGTACACGCGTACTTTAAAGATTGCGATCGTCTATTCGTTGAAAAAATCGCAGCGGCAGGGGCAGACATGCTGATCCTCCCAGCAGAAAACTTTTTGGGCGCACCACTCGCGTACATGATGAAGTACTGCCGCGACTACAACATGAAATTTGGTTTGACTGTCGGTTGTTTCACCCCTGTTTCTTTCGTTAAAGAAGCCATTTACTACCTAGATCGCTTGCACATTGTTATCCACGGTGTGAACAACGATGAGTGGCTATGGCGTGAATCAGCAATCGAAATGATTCGTGAAGCTCGCCAGCTTATTAACGAACGTAACCCTAATTGTGAATTGTGTGTGGATGGCGGTATCCGTAACCACAACCTAGAAGCTCTGCTGAAAGAAGACATCGACGTGATGGTTGCTTCAACCAATATCTTTGGTCATGAGAAAGGTATTACAGCAGGTGTGCATGACTTCCGCGCTGCATTGGACCAAGCAGAGAAAAACGTCGCAGCTGAAGTAGAACCGGCTTAA